The nucleotide sequence CGCGCGGGCGCGAAGTTCGGCGTGTCGCCGGGCCTGACGAAGGAGCTGCACCTCGCGTCGCTCGACGCGGGCCTGCCGCTGCTGCCGGGCGTGATGACGCCGAGCGACATCATCCAGGCGCTCGAATTCGGCTACGAGATCGTGAAGTTCTTCCCCGCGCAGCAAGCGGGCGGCGTGCCGATGCTGCAGGCGTTCCACGGCCCGTTCCCGGCGCTGAAGTTCTGCCCGACCGGCGGCATCACCGTCGAAACCGCGCCGAATTTCCTGAAACTGCCGAACGTCGTGTGCGTCGGCGGCTCGTGGCTCACGCCGAAAGCCGCGCTCGCCGCGCAGGACTGGGCCGAAGTCACGCGCCTCGCGCAAGCCGCGAGCCAGCTTTCCCGATAAGACTTGTACGAGATGACGGTTTGACCCTCGGAAAGCGAGCCTTAGTGCTTGTTTTACCGAGGGTTTTTGCTGATGGAACCGGTTCTATCCGTGGACCGTAAAGATAAGTAAAATTCAGCGTCCTGACGGGGTGGGTACCCCCCGTGTTTCGGAGACCTGCATAGCCGGGCATACTCGCAACAGCTCGCCCGGTTCGAACAATTCTAGGAGGAGTGCCACATGGGGGCTGTCCAAGGCAGCATGCTGCTCGTATTCACGCTGATCGCGATTGCCGCGCTGATCCTGATGATCGCGCGCTACAAGATCTACCCGTTCCTGGTGCTGATCATCGTGTCGCTCGGCCTCGGCCTGGCCGTCGGCATGCCGATGGACAAGATCGTCAAGTCGTTCGAGACGGGCACCGGCGGTACGCTCGGCCAC is from Burkholderia sp. HI2500 and encodes:
- the eda gene encoding bifunctional 4-hydroxy-2-oxoglutarate aldolase/2-dehydro-3-deoxy-phosphogluconate aldolase, which produces MKTIAEIVKLGPVIPVLAFDSVEQGEHVSRALHAGGVKVLEITLRTPAGLEAIQRASQLADDIVVGVGTITKPEHCEQAKRAGAKFGVSPGLTKELHLASLDAGLPLLPGVMTPSDIIQALEFGYEIVKFFPAQQAGGVPMLQAFHGPFPALKFCPTGGITVETAPNFLKLPNVVCVGGSWLTPKAALAAQDWAEVTRLAQAASQLSR